A window of the Planctomycetaceae bacterium genome harbors these coding sequences:
- a CDS encoding class I SAM-dependent methyltransferase, with translation MSHDVTASIYDFPKYYDLLFGSDCKAEFDFMNACFRKHAGCQVRRLFEPACGTGRLLIRMAKAGYDVAGNDLNEKAVKFCNDRLKRHGFAESVTVDDMSDFKVKKKFDAAFNTINTFRHLSTEAAAVSHLKCMAAAMKKGGLYILGIHLEPTIGEPMEEESWSARRGNLVVNSYMWSKGIDRKTRLEHLGMHIDVYTPTKRLRIVDHMEYRTYKNAQFQSLMKKVPEFEIAETYDFAYNIDKPIKINGRTEDVVFVLKKK, from the coding sequence ATGTCTCACGACGTCACGGCCAGCATCTATGACTTTCCCAAATACTACGACCTGCTGTTTGGATCAGACTGCAAGGCAGAGTTTGATTTCATGAATGCGTGTTTCAGGAAACATGCCGGCTGTCAGGTCCGGAGACTGTTTGAACCCGCGTGCGGAACAGGCCGCCTGCTCATCCGCATGGCCAAAGCCGGTTACGATGTGGCCGGGAATGATCTGAACGAAAAAGCAGTCAAGTTCTGCAACGACAGACTCAAACGCCATGGCTTCGCCGAAAGTGTCACGGTCGATGATATGTCTGACTTCAAAGTTAAGAAAAAGTTTGATGCCGCGTTTAACACCATCAACACGTTTCGCCATTTGAGCACCGAGGCGGCAGCCGTCAGCCACCTCAAATGCATGGCGGCCGCGATGAAGAAAGGCGGTCTCTATATTCTTGGTATCCATCTGGAACCCACAATTGGTGAGCCAATGGAAGAGGAAAGCTGGTCAGCACGTCGGGGCAATCTGGTCGTAAACTCTTACATGTGGTCGAAGGGAATTGACCGAAAGACCCGTCTTGAACACCTTGGAATGCACATCGATGTCTACACTCCCACGAAACGTTTGCGAATCGTGGATCACATGGAATACCGAACCTACAAGAATGCTCAGTTTCAGTCTTTGATGAAGAAAGTGCCGGAATTCGAAATCGCAGAAACCTACGACTTCGCGTACAACATCGACAAGCCGATAAAGATCAACGGACGCACCGAAGATGTTGTTTTCGTGCTGAAAAAGAAATAA
- a CDS encoding lactonase family protein — MHRLYIGTYTVGGSSSEGIYTCSFDDETGAISTPVLAAEAINPSFLAIHASGKFLYAVNEVSEGEGRANGGVSAYRIQEDGMLTLINQQPSLGGAPCHCNIDGTGKFLLIANYVGGNIVVYPIGDDGALGPASCNVQHEGSSVDKSRQEAAHAHSINLSADNRFAYAADLGTDRIQIYRFDESSGILEAASPSSVSVEPGGGPRHFSIHPNGKFAYSNNELTCMVSVFHRDREHGGLTRIQDLSTLPKDTEASVRRSTAECLVHPTGKFAYVSNRGHDSIAVYTVNSDDGTLTLVDVVSTGGQEPRNFVIAPNGLFLLAENQNSDTVITFEINQTTGNLKSTDHMVEVGRPVCIRFLP; from the coding sequence ATGCATCGTCTTTACATTGGTACCTATACAGTTGGGGGCAGCAGCAGCGAAGGTATCTACACCTGCTCATTCGACGACGAAACCGGAGCAATTTCGACACCTGTTCTCGCGGCCGAGGCAATCAATCCGTCATTCCTTGCAATTCACGCGTCCGGAAAATTCCTCTACGCAGTCAATGAAGTCAGCGAAGGCGAAGGTCGGGCGAATGGTGGAGTTTCTGCCTATCGAATTCAGGAGGACGGGATGCTGACACTGATTAACCAGCAGCCGTCACTTGGCGGAGCTCCCTGCCACTGCAATATTGACGGCACAGGCAAATTCCTGTTGATCGCAAACTATGTGGGAGGCAACATTGTCGTCTATCCAATCGGAGATGACGGAGCGTTGGGGCCGGCTTCGTGTAATGTGCAGCACGAAGGCAGCAGCGTTGATAAGTCGAGGCAGGAAGCGGCCCATGCCCATTCGATTAATCTGAGCGCCGATAATCGATTCGCCTACGCCGCTGATCTGGGCACGGATCGCATTCAAATCTATCGATTTGACGAAAGCTCCGGCATCCTGGAAGCCGCGTCACCGTCGTCAGTTTCCGTTGAGCCCGGCGGAGGTCCCAGACACTTTTCCATTCACCCGAACGGAAAATTCGCATACTCAAACAACGAACTCACCTGCATGGTTTCTGTATTTCATCGAGACCGGGAACATGGAGGGCTCACTCGCATTCAGGATCTCTCCACGCTGCCGAAAGATACGGAAGCCAGCGTTCGCCGCAGTACCGCAGAGTGCCTGGTGCACCCGACTGGTAAATTTGCCTACGTCAGCAATCGTGGTCATGACAGTATCGCTGTTTACACGGTAAATTCGGACGACGGTACGCTCACCCTTGTGGATGTCGTGAGTACTGGTGGCCAGGAACCTCGTAATTTTGTCATTGCTCCGAACGGGCTGTTTCTGCTGGCCGAAAACCAGAATTCTGACACCGTGATCACCTTCGAAATCAACCAGACGACGGGAAATCTCAAGTCTACAGATCATATGGTTGAAGTGGGCCGCCCCGTTTGCATTCGATTCCTGCCCTGA
- a CDS encoding TatD family hydrolase: MMRYIDPHIHMVSRTTDDYQRMAQAGCIAVTEPAFWAGFDRSSAQGFADYFRQLTEYEPRRAGLFGIKHYTWLCINPKEADDPGFAREVVSLIPDFLKCEKVLGFGEIGLNKNTKNERIILEEQIALAETHNQLVLVHTPHLEDKLKGTRLIMDALTASSIDPGRILIDHVEEHTVAEVLDRGFWAGMTLYPDTKMTPQRAADVIEMYGSERIWMNSAGDWGCSDPLAVPKARLEMRRRGHAMSLIDKVTFDNPVQFLSQSPNFITRG; this comes from the coding sequence ATGATGCGATACATCGACCCCCACATTCATATGGTGTCACGGACAACTGACGACTACCAGCGCATGGCTCAGGCAGGCTGCATTGCCGTGACGGAGCCCGCCTTCTGGGCTGGTTTCGATCGATCGTCCGCTCAGGGATTTGCAGACTATTTTCGGCAGCTGACAGAATACGAACCTCGTCGTGCCGGGCTGTTTGGGATCAAGCATTACACCTGGCTTTGCATCAATCCCAAGGAAGCTGACGATCCCGGATTTGCCCGCGAAGTGGTCTCGCTGATCCCGGACTTCCTGAAGTGCGAAAAGGTACTTGGTTTCGGTGAAATTGGACTGAACAAGAACACAAAGAATGAACGTATCATTCTGGAAGAACAAATCGCACTCGCAGAAACACATAACCAGTTGGTGCTTGTTCACACACCTCATCTGGAAGATAAACTCAAAGGCACTCGGTTAATTATGGATGCATTAACGGCGAGCAGCATTGATCCAGGCCGTATCCTTATCGATCACGTCGAAGAGCACACGGTTGCTGAAGTTCTGGATCGTGGCTTCTGGGCCGGAATGACGCTTTACCCGGACACAAAGATGACGCCACAGCGAGCCGCCGACGTCATCGAAATGTACGGATCAGAACGAATCTGGATGAATTCCGCAGGAGACTGGGGGTGCAGCGATCCTCTCGCCGTTCCCAAAGCACGGCTTGAGATGCGTCGACGTGGACATGCGATGTCGCTCATTGACAAGGTGACGTTCGATAACCCTGTCCAATTCCTCAGCCAGTCTCCCAACTTTATTACTCGGGGATAA
- the lnt gene encoding apolipoprotein N-acyltransferase translates to MSKPSDATDVQESNAGLRPEIEQIIASGQRRVSKERSGSALTVLILCSASAVLLWSCFTPLDFSPIAWIALVPLIQVVRLNSIPRWSWMILFITGFIWSAVTLQWMRLGDPAMIIALLALSFYLAFYFPAFVWISRRIHSRGFPLLIAVPVVWTSLEYVRAYLLTGFSWYYLGHSQYQWSAFIQIADITGAYGVSFVVALANTAVAIQIPYNLLKSWNLDSGASAIEEPQVPRQFVDRPRTAGLIAVSVVTLCCGYGSVRSVDPASFRAGPVVALIQGNFSPEVKHDPEEWVTRYQIHDQLTRRCVDLRPDLIVWPETMWPWPDRTVEGDVTDEQLLEQLPPPMRESGDFTPEMISRIWRSDDVRKSLHDHAAAVGAALMMGIESHVVSASDLKAFNSAAFVRPDLGYMGRYDKIHRVIFGEYIPLKSIFPWLTNLTPFGPYFGIAAGESPMIFETAGFRLAPLICFEDTVPHLVRRIAGKQDESGQACDVLVNLTNDAWFRGSSELDQHLITAVFRCVETRKPLVRAVNGGISAFIDGNGTIREPDQILVAEESTMSLTPAFRTVSGMRDPETGRWRRQMSAIVFGQVPLDDRRSLYLQIGDVFAASCLVAMLVGCFKRVHVSAA, encoded by the coding sequence ATGTCGAAGCCTTCAGACGCGACAGATGTCCAGGAGTCGAATGCCGGTCTGCGTCCGGAGATTGAACAGATTATTGCTTCAGGCCAGCGCCGTGTCTCGAAAGAACGGAGCGGATCAGCTCTTACCGTCCTGATACTGTGTTCCGCTTCTGCCGTTCTGTTGTGGAGTTGCTTCACACCGCTGGATTTCTCACCGATTGCCTGGATCGCGCTGGTGCCATTGATCCAGGTGGTTCGATTGAATTCCATTCCGCGCTGGTCCTGGATGATTCTGTTTATCACGGGTTTCATCTGGTCGGCGGTGACATTGCAATGGATGAGGCTCGGTGACCCGGCCATGATCATTGCATTGCTCGCCTTAAGTTTTTATCTGGCATTCTACTTTCCTGCTTTTGTCTGGATCAGTCGAAGAATCCATAGCCGTGGTTTTCCGTTGTTGATCGCAGTACCGGTCGTCTGGACATCACTGGAATATGTTCGCGCGTATCTGCTGACAGGCTTTTCCTGGTACTATCTTGGGCACTCTCAGTACCAGTGGTCCGCTTTCATCCAGATTGCTGATATTACAGGTGCGTATGGCGTAAGTTTTGTTGTTGCCCTGGCAAACACAGCGGTGGCGATTCAGATCCCTTACAACCTGCTGAAGTCGTGGAATCTGGATTCTGGTGCATCTGCCATTGAAGAACCTCAGGTCCCGCGTCAGTTCGTCGATCGCCCCCGAACGGCCGGTTTGATTGCCGTTTCCGTGGTGACATTATGCTGCGGTTACGGAAGTGTCCGATCAGTCGATCCCGCGTCATTTCGCGCAGGTCCGGTTGTTGCTTTGATTCAGGGTAATTTTTCGCCGGAGGTGAAGCACGATCCCGAGGAATGGGTGACTCGGTATCAGATCCACGATCAATTGACCCGGCGTTGCGTCGACTTGAGGCCTGACCTGATCGTATGGCCGGAGACGATGTGGCCGTGGCCGGATCGTACTGTGGAAGGCGATGTTACGGACGAGCAACTGCTCGAACAGTTACCGCCGCCGATGCGAGAGTCCGGCGACTTTACGCCGGAAATGATCTCACGCATCTGGCGATCCGATGATGTGCGAAAAAGTCTCCACGATCATGCTGCAGCAGTCGGGGCAGCGCTGATGATGGGAATTGAATCACACGTTGTTTCTGCCTCTGACCTGAAAGCCTTCAACTCTGCCGCCTTTGTGCGTCCTGATCTGGGATACATGGGCCGATATGACAAAATTCACCGCGTCATTTTTGGCGAATACATTCCCCTGAAAAGCATTTTTCCATGGCTGACCAACCTGACACCTTTTGGTCCTTACTTCGGTATCGCTGCGGGCGAATCCCCCATGATCTTTGAAACCGCTGGCTTCCGGCTGGCACCGCTGATTTGTTTTGAAGACACGGTTCCGCATCTGGTTCGACGAATTGCGGGAAAACAGGACGAAAGCGGTCAGGCGTGTGATGTCCTTGTAAATCTGACGAACGATGCCTGGTTTCGTGGTTCCAGCGAACTGGATCAGCACCTGATCACAGCTGTGTTTCGATGTGTTGAAACGCGAAAACCACTCGTCCGCGCTGTGAACGGCGGTATTTCGGCATTCATCGACGGAAACGGAACGATTCGGGAACCGGATCAGATTCTGGTCGCAGAAGAATCTACCATGTCGCTGACACCAGCGTTTCGCACAGTTTCCGGAATGCGTGATCCGGAAACGGGCCGGTGGCGACGGCAGATGTCGGCGATTGTTTTTGGACAGGTGCCACTTGATGATCGTCGTTCACTGTATTTGCAAATCGGAGATGTCTTTGCCGCTTCATGCCTTGTGGCTATGCTGGTCGGCTGCTTTAAACGAGTCCATGTGTCAGCAGCGTAA
- a CDS encoding DUF1501 domain-containing protein, with protein MTEFSPQQPMMSRRNLLDRAALYGLGASLGSVALTGMMADETAPRMPAAGESPLASRSQHVPAKATQCIFLMMEGGPSHIDTFDPKPELESVHLKQFTRQGKNKSAMESGTRYYVQSPFQFRKAGQCGADMATNWEYLQHVADDICFYRGLQAESVNHPTALYHMNTGNQFVGDPAVGAWVTYGLGTENQNLPGFIVLPELAHPQGGPSNWSSGYLPAHFQGTPLRPQGTPILDLLPRKEITREHQRENLNLLQKLNARHRDRHQQTDDLSARMESYELAFRMQMEVPGILELNGETAATHQMYGLDDPSCEAFGRKCLLARRLVERGVRFVQLYAGTWDSHDYIARAHSSLMKAVDRPIAGLIRDLRERGLLENTLVVWCGEFGRSPDNGVRGGLAYGRDHNARAMTVWFAGGGVRGGHTIGATDEIGDSAVDCVHPIRDLHVTLLRLLGLDDNRLTWFHGGRFKQLSQFGGQVIEEIIA; from the coding sequence ATGACAGAATTCTCTCCACAACAACCGATGATGAGTCGCCGAAATCTTCTTGATCGCGCGGCTCTTTACGGACTGGGGGCAAGCCTTGGTTCAGTGGCCCTAACGGGAATGATGGCGGATGAGACTGCTCCTCGTATGCCAGCCGCCGGCGAATCGCCGCTCGCATCCAGATCGCAGCATGTTCCGGCAAAAGCGACTCAATGCATCTTCCTGATGATGGAGGGTGGGCCGAGCCACATCGACACCTTCGATCCCAAGCCCGAACTGGAATCCGTTCATCTCAAACAATTTACTCGACAGGGCAAGAACAAATCCGCAATGGAAAGCGGAACCAGGTATTACGTTCAAAGTCCGTTTCAGTTCCGCAAGGCTGGTCAATGCGGGGCGGATATGGCAACCAACTGGGAATACCTGCAGCACGTTGCGGATGATATTTGCTTTTATCGCGGACTTCAGGCCGAATCAGTCAACCATCCTACTGCTCTGTACCACATGAACACGGGCAATCAGTTTGTCGGTGATCCGGCTGTGGGAGCCTGGGTGACTTATGGTCTGGGCACCGAAAACCAGAATCTGCCGGGGTTTATTGTCCTGCCGGAATTAGCCCACCCACAGGGAGGGCCTTCCAACTGGAGCAGCGGCTATTTGCCCGCACATTTTCAGGGAACGCCACTTCGCCCTCAGGGAACTCCAATCCTGGATCTTCTGCCGCGCAAAGAGATTACCCGCGAACACCAGCGCGAGAACCTGAATCTGCTCCAAAAGCTGAACGCCCGGCATCGTGATCGGCACCAGCAAACGGACGATCTGTCGGCGCGAATGGAGTCCTATGAACTTGCATTCCGGATGCAGATGGAAGTACCCGGAATCCTGGAACTGAATGGAGAAACCGCCGCCACTCATCAGATGTATGGGCTGGATGATCCATCCTGCGAAGCATTTGGCCGAAAATGTCTGCTCGCACGTCGATTGGTTGAACGCGGTGTTCGTTTCGTGCAGCTGTATGCAGGCACCTGGGATTCGCACGACTACATCGCACGCGCACATTCATCGCTGATGAAAGCAGTAGATCGACCGATTGCCGGGTTGATTAGAGACCTGCGAGAACGTGGGTTGCTGGAAAACACGCTCGTCGTCTGGTGTGGCGAATTCGGCCGCAGCCCTGATAACGGCGTGCGCGGAGGTCTGGCTTATGGAAGAGACCACAACGCCAGAGCAATGACGGTTTGGTTTGCCGGCGGTGGCGTGCGTGGTGGCCACACAATCGGTGCCACAGATGAAATTGGAGACAGCGCCGTTGATTGTGTCCACCCGATTCGCGACCTCCACGTGACGCTGCTTCGACTCCTTGGCCTCGATGACAATCGGCTTACATGGTTTCACGGAGGTCGTTTTAAACAGCTTTCGCAGTTCGGTGGACAGGTCATCGAGGAAATCATCGCATAA
- a CDS encoding DUF1365 domain-containing protein: protein MESCLYSGRVRHRRFGPRPHEFSYKLFMPFIDLGELDGLMSCAPFCSTSFAAVWFRRKDFLGDPALSLDEAVRQLLEERCGLRPKGPIRLLTNLRYWGVSMNPVCFYFCYDETGVNVETLVAEVNNTPWGEKYCYVVQNPFSTDNASSKKVLHVSPFMGMDMKYVWKLTRPGQGLSIHIENHAIPGSDTTDSPAISSSSHSADHPDHVFVDATKSTESISGASSADHLDTDQKSAIFDATLTLNRVPWTRWNLARQMIRFPCMTATVTAGIYWQALRLWLKGVPFVPHPRVSLNPSSNGIV, encoded by the coding sequence ATGGAGAGTTGCCTCTATTCGGGACGCGTTCGTCATCGCCGTTTCGGCCCCAGACCCCACGAATTCAGTTACAAGCTGTTCATGCCCTTCATCGATCTCGGGGAACTGGACGGGCTGATGTCGTGTGCCCCGTTTTGCTCAACATCATTTGCAGCAGTTTGGTTTCGGCGAAAGGACTTTCTGGGCGACCCAGCCCTGTCGCTCGACGAAGCGGTTCGTCAGTTGCTCGAAGAACGATGCGGATTGCGACCCAAAGGACCAATTCGCTTGCTGACAAACCTTCGGTACTGGGGTGTCTCGATGAACCCGGTCTGTTTTTACTTCTGCTACGACGAAACCGGAGTGAACGTCGAGACTCTGGTTGCTGAGGTTAACAACACTCCCTGGGGCGAAAAATACTGCTACGTCGTTCAAAATCCGTTTTCGACAGACAACGCTTCCTCAAAGAAAGTGCTTCACGTGTCTCCTTTCATGGGAATGGACATGAAGTACGTCTGGAAGTTAACCCGTCCCGGTCAGGGGCTCTCTATTCACATCGAAAACCATGCAATCCCGGGAAGCGACACCACGGATTCGCCCGCAATCTCATCTTCCAGCCACAGCGCAGACCATCCTGACCATGTCTTCGTGGACGCCACAAAATCGACGGAGTCGATCTCCGGTGCATCCAGCGCCGATCATTTGGACACTGATCAGAAGTCCGCAATTTTTGATGCGACGCTCACTTTGAATCGCGTGCCATGGACTCGATGGAATCTGGCACGACAGATGATTCGATTTCCGTGTATGACAGCCACGGTCACTGCAGGTATCTACTGGCAGGCGCTGCGTCTTTGGCTGAAAGGTGTTCCATTCGTTCCTCATCCGCGAGTTTCACTTAATCCCTCCTCAAACGGAATTGTCTAA
- a CDS encoding FAD-dependent oxidoreductase has protein sequence MKIGIIGSGISGLTAAWILNRHHDVTVLEASDRVGGHTNTVTVDDEGKSLNVDTGFIVYNDRTYPNFIRLLSALGLQGQPTAMSFSVSCEESGLEYCGSGLSGLFCQKRNLLNPSFLRMLGDILRFNKLGSEDAVADQVPDVMTVGEYLRFRNLGRWFAEKYLLPMGAAIWSCPVGAFEQFPIRFILEFYLNHGLLAVRNRPTWRTIPGGSRQYVDRILGQLDRPVRLGEKVVKIIPRESMVSVFTRGNVEFQFDEVIVACHSDQALRMLDAPTHAQQEILTGFPYSKSTAVLHTDTRLLPRRQAAWSSWNYRILKDQQDLATVTYDMNILQHLATEKTYCVTLNHTEAIRDECVLAEFNYSHPIFTTSRHRLQQRHNELIRANRLSFCGAYWGNGFHEDGVNSALSVCQGFGIGRDWDQPTLLSDHVRNSTTEGSGHLPAFESAENEFRGQL, from the coding sequence GTGAAAATCGGAATCATAGGATCAGGAATATCGGGACTGACGGCCGCCTGGATCCTGAACCGTCACCACGACGTCACCGTGCTTGAGGCGAGTGATCGGGTTGGCGGTCACACAAATACCGTCACAGTAGACGACGAAGGGAAATCACTGAACGTGGACACGGGATTCATCGTTTACAACGATCGAACCTACCCGAACTTCATTCGACTGCTTTCTGCTCTTGGTCTTCAGGGGCAGCCTACCGCGATGAGTTTCAGTGTCAGTTGTGAAGAGTCCGGCCTGGAGTATTGCGGCTCCGGCCTCTCCGGGCTGTTTTGCCAGAAACGGAACCTGCTGAATCCTTCGTTCCTCCGGATGTTGGGGGACATACTTCGGTTCAACAAGCTTGGCTCTGAAGATGCCGTCGCCGATCAGGTTCCTGATGTTATGACAGTCGGCGAATACCTGCGTTTCCGGAATTTGGGGCGTTGGTTTGCCGAAAAGTACCTTCTTCCCATGGGTGCGGCGATCTGGTCGTGTCCAGTGGGGGCCTTTGAGCAGTTCCCAATTCGATTCATTCTGGAATTCTACTTAAACCATGGCCTACTCGCTGTAAGGAATCGTCCGACCTGGCGGACAATCCCTGGTGGATCCCGCCAGTATGTTGATCGAATTCTTGGTCAGCTTGATCGTCCCGTACGACTGGGCGAAAAGGTTGTGAAAATCATTCCGCGAGAGAGCATGGTTTCCGTATTCACAAGAGGAAACGTCGAGTTCCAGTTCGACGAGGTCATTGTTGCCTGCCACAGCGATCAGGCCCTGAGAATGCTGGATGCTCCAACCCACGCACAGCAGGAGATCCTGACCGGTTTCCCGTACTCAAAGAGTACGGCTGTGCTTCACACCGATACCCGTCTGCTTCCTCGTCGACAGGCCGCATGGTCCAGCTGGAACTATCGGATCCTAAAGGATCAGCAGGATCTGGCGACGGTGACGTACGACATGAATATCCTGCAGCACCTGGCCACGGAAAAAACCTACTGCGTGACGCTGAACCACACAGAAGCGATTCGAGACGAATGTGTGCTGGCCGAATTCAACTATTCGCATCCAATCTTCACGACGAGCCGTCATCGTCTGCAGCAGCGGCATAATGAATTGATTCGGGCAAATCGGCTCTCTTTTTGCGGTGCCTACTGGGGTAACGGTTTCCACGAAGACGGCGTGAACAGCGCGTTGTCGGTTTGTCAGGGTTTTGGAATTGGCCGCGACTGGGATCAGCCGACGTTGCTTTCCGACCACGTTCGTAACTCGACGACCGAAGGATCAGGGCATTTGCCGGCTTTCGAGTCAGCCGAGAACGAATTCCGGGGACAACTCTGA
- a CDS encoding sulfatase-like hydrolase/transferase, which translates to MAAPAADSSSSSIEGVSAVRRCLHLLALSGFAIAQPVMFRLQQNPAYLRLERMEFTAVCLAVAVVVFVPTAVLSLLAIVMGRTCGTRAGIKAHTASVFLLILLFLLTMNFWLVQSFQLMRFGISDLLMSLIAVPLAGAMTSVYQRRAAVRQFLEYSLLGVFLFPVNLFTNAGIQSVLWPPAPASTARALSAQKPRPVILIVFDGFCGMSLLDREHNIDAVRFPGFASLAATSSWYRNATTVHYRTGSAVPAILSGNVPYADGAPVEATWPNNLFRFIYDTDQFDMLVLEPVTRLCPKELLEHLEKRSTVVQTKLLLSTLSRVYLKTTFPDGTPGVDSPIPHTWFGIAEVTNPQYAAKAERGCIIYPWDTYRPDQFDHFIRSLTPGEKTLFAALHIVAPHDPWSLFPDGTRYLDNPGFNLFPQGAMGEIGEIWSNDERDAMLGWQRYLMQLQWVDAQIARTIDQLKDSGLWEDCLLVVTADHGMSFVPGMNRREPSDETLADIMSVPLFVKLPGQSQGETSDANVETIDVLPTILDVLQLNIDVPFDGQSIAGEFQPRLRKTMIGPEADIVTEPDFQSRFASAARMHALFGAGDEVKLSTAMQVRPELLGTRVDQFPQVSPDLKTVLLSGGDGILPGLDCVPCFFEAKMIASTSRTEVGWTQPIDIAIAVNGIIESTTRTSSDERIHDAWSAFVPPTCYSSTPFVLEIFRVLDTAGSVQLQPILIHHD; encoded by the coding sequence ATGGCAGCACCAGCTGCAGATTCGTCGTCGTCGTCGATTGAAGGTGTCAGCGCTGTGAGGCGGTGTTTGCACCTGCTGGCGCTCAGTGGTTTTGCGATTGCACAGCCGGTCATGTTTCGCCTGCAACAGAATCCTGCCTACCTTCGACTCGAGCGAATGGAATTCACCGCGGTCTGCCTTGCGGTAGCGGTTGTGGTGTTTGTTCCGACGGCGGTTTTGTCGCTGCTGGCGATTGTTATGGGCCGGACGTGCGGAACCCGGGCTGGAATCAAAGCACATACAGCGAGTGTCTTCCTGCTGATTCTGCTCTTCCTTCTGACGATGAACTTCTGGCTTGTGCAATCATTTCAGCTCATGCGATTCGGGATTTCGGATCTGCTGATGTCCCTGATTGCCGTGCCACTTGCCGGTGCCATGACGTCCGTGTATCAGCGTCGCGCGGCTGTTCGTCAGTTTCTGGAATACAGCCTCCTGGGAGTGTTCCTGTTTCCGGTCAACCTCTTCACGAATGCAGGCATTCAATCCGTTCTCTGGCCACCTGCTCCCGCCTCGACGGCTCGCGCCCTGTCGGCACAGAAACCACGACCTGTCATTCTTATTGTTTTCGATGGTTTCTGCGGCATGTCGTTGCTCGACCGTGAACACAACATTGATGCCGTTCGTTTTCCGGGCTTCGCTTCGCTCGCAGCCACGAGTTCCTGGTATCGTAATGCAACGACCGTGCATTACCGAACGGGCAGTGCTGTCCCGGCCATTCTGTCCGGCAACGTACCCTACGCCGATGGCGCGCCGGTGGAAGCGACATGGCCGAACAACCTGTTCCGCTTCATCTATGATACAGACCAGTTCGATATGCTGGTACTCGAGCCTGTTACCCGTCTCTGTCCCAAAGAGTTACTCGAACATCTCGAGAAGCGAAGCACCGTGGTACAGACGAAGCTTCTGCTTTCAACACTCTCCCGAGTCTACCTCAAAACCACATTTCCGGATGGAACGCCCGGCGTCGATTCGCCCATACCACACACCTGGTTTGGGATTGCTGAGGTTACGAACCCCCAGTACGCGGCAAAGGCTGAGCGAGGGTGCATCATTTATCCGTGGGACACCTATCGCCCAGACCAGTTTGATCACTTTATTCGTAGTCTGACCCCAGGAGAAAAAACGTTGTTTGCGGCATTGCACATTGTCGCGCCGCATGATCCGTGGAGTCTGTTCCCTGACGGAACTCGCTATCTCGACAATCCCGGATTTAATCTTTTCCCCCAGGGTGCGATGGGGGAAATTGGAGAAATCTGGAGCAATGACGAACGCGACGCGATGCTCGGCTGGCAACGTTATCTGATGCAGTTGCAGTGGGTTGATGCGCAGATTGCACGAACAATCGACCAGCTGAAAGACTCGGGGCTTTGGGAAGACTGCCTTCTGGTGGTAACTGCTGATCACGGGATGTCCTTCGTACCCGGCATGAATCGACGCGAACCATCAGATGAAACGCTGGCGGACATTATGAGTGTGCCATTGTTCGTAAAGCTTCCAGGGCAGAGTCAGGGGGAAACAAGCGATGCGAACGTCGAAACAATAGACGTCCTTCCTACAATTCTGGACGTGCTTCAACTGAATATCGACGTGCCGTTCGACGGTCAGTCAATCGCCGGGGAGTTTCAACCGCGACTCCGAAAGACCATGATCGGCCCGGAGGCAGATATTGTGACGGAGCCGGATTTTCAGAGTCGTTTTGCGTCTGCGGCCAGAATGCATGCACTCTTTGGCGCGGGGGACGAAGTAAAGTTGTCAACGGCAATGCAAGTCAGGCCGGAACTTCTTGGCACTCGCGTTGATCAATTTCCTCAGGTCTCTCCGGATTTGAAGACGGTTCTGCTTTCCGGAGGTGACGGAATTCTGCCCGGCTTGGATTGTGTTCCATGTTTTTTTGAAGCAAAGATGATTGCCTCCACCAGTCGGACGGAGGTTGGCTGGACGCAGCCGATCGACATTGCAATTGCTGTCAACGGCATCATTGAGAGTACGACGCGAACGTCCAGCGACGAACGCATCCACGATGCCTGGTCTGCATTTGTGCCCCCAACCTGCTATTCGTCGACCCCGTTTGTGCTGGAAATTTTCCGGGTCCTCGATACCGCCGGAAGCGTACAGCTGCAGCCGATCCTTATTCATCACGATTAG